The Nicotiana tabacum cultivar K326 chromosome 14, ASM71507v2, whole genome shotgun sequence genome contains a region encoding:
- the LOC107778450 gene encoding lactoylglutathione lyase produces the protein MAAQGTCLNHVSRESSDIKHLAQFYIEIFGFEKVETPRFEFDVIWLKLAPSNFYLHLIERDPSTKLPEGPWSATSAVADPKNLPRGHHVCFSVSNFDSFVQTLKEKGIEVDERTQPDGKTKQVFFFDPDGNGLEVSSGAPAS, from the exons ATGGCAGCACAAGGAACATGCCTTAATCATGTCTCTCGAGAATCCTCTGATATCAAACACCTTGCCCAATTTTACATTGAG ATATTTGGGTTTGAGAAAGTGGAAACACCAAGATTTGAGTTTGATGTGATATGGTTGAAGCTGGCACCATCTAATTTCTATCTTCACCTTATCGAGAGGGACCCCAGTACGAAGCTTCCAGAAGGTCCCTGGAGTGCCACGTCAGCCGTAGCCGACCCGAAGAATCTGCCTAGAGGTCACCATGTCTGCTTCTCCGTCTCCAATTTCGATTCTTTTGTTCAGACTCTCAAG GAGAAAGGAATTGAAGTTGACGAGAGGACTCAACCAGATGGCAAGACCAAACAAGTCTTCTTCTTTGATCCAGATG GAAATGGTTTGGAGGTAAGCAGTGGGGCTCCTGCCTCGTGA